From a region of the Vidua macroura isolate BioBank_ID:100142 chromosome 25, ASM2450914v1, whole genome shotgun sequence genome:
- the HTR1D gene encoding 5-hydroxytryptamine receptor 1D, giving the protein MTQYNHSAQFSLQSSANKSLNVTETPLSWDERTLLGLKISLSILLSVITLATILANVFVVITIFLTRKLHTPANYLIGSLAVTDLLVSVLVMPVSIAYTVTHTWAFGQLLCDIWLSSDITCCTASILHLCVIALDRYWAITDALEYTKRRTAGRAALMIAVVWMISISISVPPFFWRQVKAHEEIAKCAVNTDQISYTIYSTCGAFYIPTVLLLILYGRIYVAARSRILKPPSLYGKRFTTAHLITGSAGSSLCSINASLHEGHSHSGGSPIFIGHVKIKLADSVLERKRISAARERKATKTLGIILGAFIFCWLPFFVISLVLPICQDACWFHPILLDFFTWLGYLNSLINPVIYTAFNEEFKQAFQKLILFKMCSS; this is encoded by the coding sequence ATGACTCAGTACAACCATTCAGCACAGTTCTCTCTCCAGAGCTCAGCAAATAAATCCTTAAATGTCACTGAAACACCTCTGTCTTGGGATGAAAGGACACTCTTAGGGCTGAAGATTTCACTGTCAATCCTTCTGTCTGTTATAACTTTGGCAACAATCCTTgcaaatgtttttgttgttattacAATTTTTCTGACTAGAAAGCTCCACACACCTGCAAATTACCTCATTGGCTCCTTGGCAGTGACTGATCTTTTAGTGTCTGTCCTGGTGATGCCTGTCAGCATTGCTTACACTGTCACCCACACGTGGGCCTTTGGCCAGCTGCTGTGTGACATCTGGTTGTCATCAGACATCACGTGCTGCACAGCCTCCATCCTGCACCTCTGTGTCATTGCCCTGGACAGGTACTGGGCTATCACAGACGCTCTGGAATACACCAAACGCCGCACTGCTGGCCGAGCAGCCCTCATGATTGCCGTGGTCTGGATGATATCTATCAGTATCTCTGTGCCACCATTTTTCTGGAGGCAAGTGAAAGCTCATGAAGAAATTGCGAAGTGTGCTGTAAACACAGATCAAATTTCCTACACGATTTATTCTACTTGTGGAGCTTTCTACATCCCAACTGTGCTCCTCCTGATATTGTATGGTAGAATTTATGTAGCAGCTCGATCCAGGATTCTGAAGCCACCCTCATTATATGGGAAACGTTTTACTACTGCACACCTGATCACTGGTTCTGCGGGGTCTTCCCTCTGCTCCATTAATGCTAGCCTCCATGAAGGGCATTCCCATTCAGGTGGATCCCCGATATTTATCGGTcatgttaaaataaaacttgcagATAGTgtgctggaaaggaaaagaatttctGCTGCGAGAGAAAGGAAAGCTACCAAAACTTTAGGCATTATTCTGGgagctttcattttctgctggcTGCCTTTTTTTGTCATATCCCTAGTCCTACCAATCTGCCAAGATGCCTGTTGGTTTCATCCCATCCTACTGGACTTTTTTACCTGGTTGGGTTACCTAAACTCATTAATCAATCCAGTCATTTATACAGCttttaatgaagaatttaaaCAGGCTTTCCAAAAACTAAtacttttcaaaatgtgttCCTCTTGA